The Dokdonella koreensis DS-123 genome has a segment encoding these proteins:
- the ahpF gene encoding alkyl hydroperoxide reductase subunit F: protein MLDADLKTQLKAYLERVTQPIEIVAALDDSEKSREMQGLLQDIVTLSDKITLVEHRGGERTPSFAINRPGGDISLRFAGIPMGHEFTSLVLALLQVGGHPSKLAQDVIEQVRNLDGEYRFETYFSLSCQNCPDVVQALNLMAVLNPKIQHVAIDGALFQDEVDRRQVMSVPTVFLNGETFAQGRMGVEEIVAKLDTGAVEREARKIAAKPAFDVLVVGGGPAGAAAAIYAARKGIITGVAAERFGGQVLDTMGIENFISVQETEGPKLAAQLEQHVRQYEVDIMNLQRAEQLVPGELVEVRLASGASLKSRTVILSTGARWRQMNVPGENEYRNKGVAYCPHCDGPLFKGKRVAVIGGGNSGVEAAIDLAGIVSHVTLIEFDSQLRADEVLQRKLRSLPNVTVIVSAQTTEVLGDGQKVTGLVYKDRPSGDAHTVSLEGIFVQIGLLPNTEWLKGVVDLSPRGEIIVDDRGQTSVPGVYAAGDCTTVPYKQIVIAMGEGSKAALSAFDYLIRSSAPVTDQAKAA from the coding sequence ATGTTGGACGCCGATCTCAAAACCCAGTTGAAGGCCTACCTCGAGCGGGTCACGCAGCCGATCGAGATCGTGGCCGCCCTCGACGACAGCGAGAAGTCGCGCGAGATGCAGGGCCTGCTGCAGGACATCGTCACGCTGTCGGACAAGATCACCCTGGTCGAGCACCGCGGCGGCGAACGCACGCCGTCCTTCGCGATCAACCGGCCCGGCGGCGACATCAGCCTGCGCTTCGCCGGCATCCCGATGGGCCATGAATTCACCTCGCTGGTGCTGGCCCTGCTGCAGGTGGGCGGCCATCCGTCCAAGTTGGCGCAGGACGTCATCGAGCAGGTCAGGAACCTCGACGGCGAGTACCGCTTCGAGACGTATTTTTCGCTCAGCTGCCAGAACTGCCCGGACGTGGTCCAGGCGCTCAACCTGATGGCCGTGCTGAACCCGAAGATCCAGCATGTGGCCATCGACGGCGCGCTGTTCCAGGACGAGGTCGACCGCCGCCAAGTGATGTCGGTACCGACCGTGTTCCTGAACGGCGAGACCTTCGCGCAAGGGCGCATGGGCGTCGAGGAGATCGTCGCGAAGCTCGACACCGGCGCGGTCGAGCGCGAGGCCCGGAAGATCGCCGCCAAGCCGGCCTTCGACGTGCTCGTCGTCGGTGGCGGCCCGGCCGGTGCCGCCGCGGCGATCTACGCCGCGCGCAAGGGCATCATCACCGGTGTCGCCGCCGAGCGCTTCGGCGGCCAGGTGCTCGACACCATGGGCATCGAGAACTTCATCTCCGTGCAGGAAACCGAAGGCCCCAAGCTCGCCGCCCAGCTGGAGCAGCACGTGCGCCAGTACGAAGTGGACATCATGAACCTGCAGCGCGCCGAGCAGCTGGTGCCCGGCGAGCTGGTCGAGGTCAGGCTGGCCAGCGGTGCGTCGCTGAAGTCGCGCACGGTGATCCTTTCCACCGGTGCACGCTGGCGCCAGATGAACGTGCCCGGTGAGAACGAGTACCGCAACAAGGGTGTGGCCTACTGCCCGCACTGCGACGGCCCGCTGTTCAAGGGCAAGCGCGTCGCGGTCATCGGTGGCGGCAATTCCGGCGTCGAGGCCGCGATCGATCTCGCCGGCATCGTCAGCCACGTCACGCTGATCGAGTTCGACAGCCAGCTGCGCGCCGACGAGGTCCTGCAGCGCAAGCTGCGCAGCCTGCCCAACGTCACCGTGATCGTCTCCGCGCAGACCACCGAAGTGCTCGGCGACGGCCAGAAGGTCACCGGCCTGGTCTACAAGGACCGCCCGAGCGGTGACGCGCACACGGTCTCGCTGGAAGGCATCTTCGTGCAGATCGGCCTGCTGCCGAACACCGAATGGCTCAAGGGCGTGGTGGACCTCTCCCCGCGCGGCGAGATCATCGTCGACGACCGCGGCCAGACCTCGGTTCCCGGCGTCTATGCCGCCGGCGACTGCACCACGGTGCCGTACAAGCAGATCGTCATCGCGATGGGCGAAGGATCCAAGGCGGCGCTGAGCGCGTTCGACTACCTGATCCGCAGCAGCGCGCCGGTGACGGATCAGGCGAAGGCGGCGTGA
- a CDS encoding DUF2200 domain-containing protein, giving the protein MKNDYRIPTIKFSKVYPLYVEKAERKNRTREEVDQVICWLTGYTKAGLQRQIEKESDFQTFFAEAPAIHPNSSLIKGVVCGVRVEEIEDPLVRNARYLDKLIDELAKGKALEKIMR; this is encoded by the coding sequence ATGAAGAACGACTATCGTATTCCCACGATCAAATTCTCGAAGGTGTATCCGCTGTATGTCGAGAAAGCGGAACGCAAGAACCGCACCAGGGAAGAAGTTGATCAGGTCATCTGCTGGTTGACCGGCTATACCAAGGCGGGATTGCAGCGGCAGATAGAGAAGGAAAGCGACTTCCAGACCTTTTTCGCCGAGGCTCCGGCAATTCATCCGAACAGCTCGCTCATCAAGGGTGTGGTGTGCGGTGTACGTGTAGAAGAAATCGAAGATCCTCTGGTGCGGAACGCGCGGTATCTGGACAAGCTGATCGATGAGCTCGCAAAAGGGAAGGCGCTGGAGAAGATCATGCGATGA
- a CDS encoding VOC family protein: MSIRDLKAYVPAKDFEESKRFYQALGFSMSEGWGGTADFELNGHRFRLQDYYVKEWAENFMFVLDVEDIEVWHQRARDVVNNGGFSTVRFEPPEAVDGSWVLHVWDPCGVLLIFVQ, from the coding sequence TTGAGCATCCGTGACCTCAAGGCCTACGTGCCAGCCAAGGACTTCGAGGAGTCGAAGCGCTTCTATCAAGCGCTCGGTTTCAGCATGTCGGAGGGTTGGGGCGGCACCGCCGACTTCGAGCTCAATGGCCATCGCTTCCGCCTGCAGGACTACTACGTCAAGGAGTGGGCGGAGAACTTCATGTTCGTGCTGGATGTCGAGGACATCGAGGTCTGGCATCAGCGAGCGCGGGACGTTGTGAACAACGGCGGCTTCTCCACTGTCCGCTTCGAGCCCCCGGAGGCCGTCGATGGTTCATGGGTTCTCCACGTCTGGGATCCCTGCGGTGTTTTGCTCATCTTTGTGCAGTAA
- a CDS encoding DoxX family protein, with protein sequence MNVLLWVLQILGALLYGSSGVMKVFLFETISQDVPSFGALPLEAWMALGVLELVCTIGLIVPAALPWRPNLTILAAVLLALESLVFVWVHVKYHEVTPLILSGVLGLVMAFVAYGRWVLRPIV encoded by the coding sequence ATGAACGTACTGTTGTGGGTTCTGCAGATCCTCGGCGCGCTCCTGTACGGATCGTCGGGCGTCATGAAGGTGTTCCTGTTCGAAACGATCAGTCAGGACGTCCCGTCCTTCGGCGCATTGCCGCTGGAAGCCTGGATGGCGCTGGGCGTCCTGGAGCTCGTGTGCACCATCGGGCTCATCGTTCCGGCCGCGCTCCCGTGGCGACCGAACCTGACCATCCTGGCCGCCGTCCTTCTGGCGCTCGAAAGCCTTGTCTTCGTCTGGGTACACGTCAAGTACCACGAGGTGACGCCGCTGATCCTGAGTGGCGTGCTGGGCCTCGTGATGGCCTTTGTCGCCTACGGTCGGTGGGTTCTCAGGCCGATCGTCTGA
- the arr gene encoding NAD(+)--rifampin ADP-ribosyltransferase — translation MTDAQTYYHGTKAELKIGDLIQPGYASNYGRRKQAAFVYLTATLDAATWGAELAVGTGRGRIYIVEPTGAIEDDPNLTNRRFPGNPTKSYRSRDPFRVIGEVAEWKGHSPDRIEEMHAHLESLGQRGIEATEE, via the coding sequence ATGACCGATGCGCAGACCTACTACCACGGCACCAAGGCCGAGCTGAAGATCGGTGACCTGATCCAGCCGGGCTATGCCTCCAACTATGGCCGGAGGAAGCAGGCGGCGTTCGTCTACCTGACCGCCACATTGGATGCCGCCACCTGGGGTGCCGAGCTGGCCGTTGGCACGGGGCGCGGCAGGATCTACATCGTCGAACCCACCGGAGCGATCGAAGATGATCCGAACCTGACGAACCGGCGATTTCCCGGGAATCCTACGAAGTCCTACCGTTCCCGCGACCCCTTCCGCGTCATCGGCGAGGTGGCGGAGTGGAAGGGACATTCGCCGGACCGGATCGAGGAAATGCACGCTCACCTCGAAAGCCTCGGGCAGCGTGGGATCGAGGCCACCGAGGAATGA
- a CDS encoding nuclear transport factor 2 family protein has protein sequence MRFLLFLLLVLPLHARAVEKTPEAAVSALWRALSNDPGASADAAALRQLFHEDAVIFGGRYKDGQPAVRRSAVADFLEANQRVNEKGFYECEVHRVVQAYDRFAVAYSVVESRTDKAAKAADFVGVNSIQLYKDGARWKILSLYYHVEKHGLPIPLGSGRSGQCIA, from the coding sequence ATGCGGTTTCTCTTGTTTCTGCTACTTGTGCTGCCCCTCCATGCACGCGCTGTCGAGAAGACGCCGGAGGCGGCCGTGTCCGCGCTATGGCGCGCGTTGTCCAACGATCCGGGGGCCAGTGCGGATGCCGCAGCGCTTCGGCAGCTCTTTCACGAGGATGCCGTGATCTTTGGCGGCCGATACAAGGACGGCCAACCCGCGGTACGGCGTTCGGCCGTTGCCGATTTCCTCGAGGCCAACCAGCGCGTCAACGAGAAGGGCTTCTACGAGTGCGAGGTGCATCGCGTGGTCCAGGCCTACGACCGCTTTGCGGTGGCCTACAGCGTCGTCGAATCGAGGACGGACAAGGCTGCGAAGGCCGCGGACTTCGTCGGCGTCAACAGCATCCAGCTGTACAAGGACGGCGCGCGGTGGAAGATCCTGTCGCTGTACTACCACGTGGAGAAGCACGGGCTGCCCATTCCCCTCGGAAGCGGGAGGTCCGGCCAATGCATTGCCTGA
- a CDS encoding GFA family protein, with protein MSTTHTGSCLCGAVRYAVDGEFERFYLCHCQHCRKDTGSAHAANLFSSQAALRWIAGEDKVTFFNLPGTRHSRNFCSTCGSALPSLQAEGTLLVVPAGSLDTAVSSRPDAHLFVASRAGWDAGLEAIPGVERYPS; from the coding sequence ATGAGTACTACCCATACCGGATCGTGCCTGTGCGGCGCAGTGCGCTACGCGGTGGATGGCGAGTTCGAGCGCTTCTATCTGTGCCACTGCCAGCACTGCCGCAAGGACACCGGATCGGCTCACGCCGCCAACCTGTTTTCTTCGCAGGCGGCGCTCAGATGGATCGCGGGCGAGGACAAGGTGACCTTCTTCAACCTGCCCGGCACCCGGCACAGCCGGAACTTCTGCTCGACCTGCGGTTCGGCGCTTCCCAGCCTGCAGGCGGAGGGCACGCTTCTGGTCGTTCCGGCCGGAAGCCTGGATACCGCGGTCTCCAGCCGCCCGGATGCCCATCTGTTCGTGGCGAGCCGGGCGGGCTGGGACGCGGGCCTGGAAGCAATTCCAGGAGTGGAAAGGTATCCTTCCTGA
- a CDS encoding CPBP family intramembrane glutamic endopeptidase, protein MERDGRHRSLLVDSALAHLLRFEAPLAPAYGDAVGRRMVVAFLAVGIGLFFALRFGLGALSVRGLPAANLCFVVALLGAFLLAQTAFVRAPMATAGLRRFADWTRRERLYVFQVIPLAAVVFAIVFRGHLTALLEQRGPVGFVLFSVLTGLVWGFVQELLYRGWLQTELTRRFGAVAGLLAANVVFTLGPLHLDYLAGPGGVRWAGLLAVFGIGLFFGFLYRRSGNVWIPAVLHGLWPLNMS, encoded by the coding sequence ATGGAACGAGACGGTCGTCACCGGTCGCTGCTGGTCGATTCTGCGCTGGCCCACCTGCTGAGGTTCGAGGCTCCCCTGGCGCCGGCGTACGGGGATGCGGTGGGCCGGCGCATGGTGGTGGCGTTCCTTGCCGTGGGCATCGGGCTGTTCTTCGCACTTCGCTTCGGGCTGGGCGCGCTGAGCGTGCGCGGACTGCCGGCGGCTAACCTGTGTTTCGTCGTTGCGCTGCTCGGGGCATTCCTCTTGGCGCAAACGGCGTTCGTGAGAGCGCCGATGGCCACCGCCGGATTGCGGCGCTTCGCGGACTGGACCCGCCGTGAGCGCCTGTATGTCTTCCAGGTGATCCCCTTGGCTGCGGTGGTCTTCGCGATCGTGTTCCGCGGCCACCTGACGGCCTTGCTGGAGCAGCGCGGGCCGGTCGGGTTCGTGCTGTTCTCCGTACTCACGGGGCTGGTCTGGGGCTTCGTGCAGGAGCTGCTCTACCGCGGCTGGCTGCAGACCGAGCTGACGCGCCGCTTCGGCGCGGTGGCCGGCCTGCTCGCCGCAAACGTGGTGTTTACGCTGGGGCCGCTGCATCTGGACTATCTGGCTGGGCCCGGCGGCGTGCGCTGGGCGGGCCTTCTCGCCGTATTCGGCATCGGGCTGTTCTTCGGATTCCTCTACCGCCGCTCCGGAAACGTATGGATTCCGGCGGTGCTGCACGGGCTCTGGCCGCTCAACATGAGCTGA
- a CDS encoding DUF6882 domain-containing protein: MTMTDEELEAHIKACRKRLGAKNGALTRKYGIGTHQRWDFDYTTGILAFGSAKGAPLHRFRAFALGTYSEQGFKWTWASREVPAKAKKPSALLKALDRRFGFPPFSTPALPPDQWLIDSLIAMSVEELGALGCYLGDGPAFGTAIAIESVLPAECA, translated from the coding sequence ATGACGATGACCGACGAGGAACTGGAAGCGCACATCAAGGCCTGCCGGAAGCGGCTTGGCGCCAAGAACGGCGCGCTCACCCGCAAGTACGGCATCGGGACGCACCAGCGGTGGGACTTCGACTACACCACCGGAATCCTGGCGTTCGGGTCGGCCAAGGGGGCGCCGCTTCATCGCTTCCGGGCTTTTGCCCTGGGTACCTATTCGGAGCAAGGCTTCAAGTGGACCTGGGCAAGCCGGGAGGTTCCGGCCAAGGCGAAGAAGCCAAGTGCGCTGCTCAAGGCACTCGACCGGAGGTTCGGCTTTCCTCCGTTCAGCACGCCGGCGCTGCCGCCGGACCAGTGGCTGATCGATTCGCTGATCGCCATGTCCGTCGAGGAGCTTGGGGCGCTCGGTTGCTACCTGGGGGATGGTCCCGCGTTCGGAACCGCCATCGCCATCGAGTCGGTGCTGCCGGCAGAATGCGCCTAG
- a CDS encoding S1 family peptidase: MIRYLLLVMFAAPLTASAVVIRHDVEDAKYRIPASVFPALADLPGEGQGVLIAPHWVVTAAHAVPSQGLDDVTIGGVARKVERVVAHPGYKRLPEALGKQAVASGDASEVMAFLANVDDIALVRLAAPVADVAPVVLYRQSDEIGRTVTLIGKGATGTGIEGQGLHAYHRTELRRAFNVVTGADVRWLSYTFDAPPAGLPLEGITGSGDSGGPVLVDADGGQQLAGLASWNKYAQSSVRPFHAGLYGQVVYSVRISRYAGWIDGVMSAGSAGD; the protein is encoded by the coding sequence ATGATTCGATACCTGCTGTTGGTGATGTTCGCCGCTCCGCTCACGGCGAGTGCCGTCGTGATTCGCCATGACGTGGAAGACGCGAAGTACCGGATTCCGGCCTCGGTGTTCCCGGCGCTCGCGGACCTGCCCGGCGAGGGCCAGGGCGTCCTGATCGCGCCGCACTGGGTCGTGACCGCGGCACACGCGGTGCCGTCGCAGGGCCTGGATGACGTCACCATCGGCGGCGTGGCGCGCAAGGTCGAACGCGTCGTCGCGCATCCCGGCTACAAGCGCTTGCCCGAGGCGCTCGGGAAGCAGGCCGTGGCCTCGGGTGATGCGTCCGAGGTCATGGCCTTCCTTGCGAACGTCGACGACATTGCGCTGGTCAGGCTTGCCGCGCCGGTTGCCGATGTCGCGCCGGTGGTGCTCTACCGCCAGAGCGACGAGATCGGGAGAACGGTCACGCTCATCGGCAAGGGTGCTACCGGTACCGGCATCGAGGGCCAGGGCCTCCACGCGTACCACCGCACCGAGCTGCGGCGCGCCTTCAATGTCGTGACCGGCGCGGATGTGCGCTGGCTCTCGTATACGTTCGACGCGCCTCCGGCCGGCCTGCCGCTGGAGGGCATCACCGGCAGCGGCGACAGCGGCGGGCCCGTCCTCGTCGATGCCGATGGCGGACAGCAGCTCGCCGGCCTGGCGTCGTGGAACAAGTACGCACAGAGCAGCGTCCGTCCGTTCCACGCCGGGCTCTATGGCCAGGTCGTCTACAGCGTTCGAATCTCGCGCTATGCGGGCTGGATCGATGGCGTCATGTCCGCCGGCAGTGCAGGAGACTAG
- a CDS encoding serine hydrolase domain-containing protein, with amino-acid sequence MNVLTATALVVLAALSSPALGAAAPDFSPLAGLVRQTQEATGYPFGTAVAVVKDGAIVYEGYFGYADIAARTPVTRDTVFYIASATKPFFALNALLKEEAGQLDMRRSLQQLFPDIRFAGIDAQAVTVRDLLIHASGVDNPSLVWATAFSGVHDAGSRRALVAASELDAEAAHGTFKYTNVGYNILSVWMDQRLAMRWQDQLDRAVFRPLAMEHTTASISKAQAAGWPMARPYSFASVQPREPLYLTKSDDTMHAAGGLVSTAPDLARFLMAQLGPAEGGALAKTAVERSHVPQIALASKYLDFPRSGYAWGWYTGTYKGKTMLHHFGGFAGFHAHLSFMPEQDVALVVLNNDDVLGAQLTNLIADYVYGVLLREPGIEATATRRFGELPAKAAEARTAATRQRGVIQARAWNLSQPRARYAGTYRHDRLGDMTVQVDADQHMVVRWGRLVAAATGAEQPEHVRVELVPNAGEFLVFAVANGEVQAVALENIVFKKVH; translated from the coding sequence ATGAACGTCCTCACGGCCACGGCGCTCGTTGTGCTGGCGGCGCTATCGTCTCCTGCCCTGGGCGCAGCCGCCCCGGATTTCAGCCCGCTGGCCGGCCTCGTCCGGCAGACCCAGGAAGCGACCGGCTACCCGTTCGGCACGGCCGTGGCGGTCGTGAAGGACGGCGCGATCGTCTATGAAGGCTACTTCGGCTACGCGGACATCGCTGCGCGGACGCCGGTCACGCGGGACACGGTGTTCTATATCGCATCGGCGACCAAGCCGTTCTTCGCGTTGAATGCGCTGCTGAAGGAGGAGGCCGGACAGCTCGATATGCGGAGGTCGCTGCAGCAGTTGTTTCCGGACATCCGCTTCGCGGGCATCGATGCGCAGGCGGTGACAGTCAGGGATCTCCTGATCCATGCCTCCGGCGTGGACAACCCGTCCCTGGTCTGGGCGACGGCGTTCAGTGGCGTGCACGATGCGGGCTCGCGGCGGGCGCTGGTCGCGGCGTCCGAGCTGGATGCGGAGGCCGCGCACGGTACCTTCAAGTACACCAACGTGGGCTACAACATCCTGAGCGTCTGGATGGACCAGCGCCTGGCGATGCGGTGGCAGGACCAGTTGGACCGCGCCGTCTTCCGGCCGCTGGCCATGGAACACACGACGGCCTCCATCAGCAAGGCGCAGGCGGCCGGCTGGCCGATGGCAAGACCCTATTCGTTCGCGAGCGTGCAGCCGCGCGAGCCGCTGTACCTCACCAAGTCGGACGACACGATGCATGCGGCCGGTGGCCTGGTCTCGACGGCGCCGGACCTCGCCCGCTTCCTGATGGCCCAGCTTGGGCCGGCTGAGGGCGGAGCGCTCGCCAAGACGGCGGTCGAGCGATCCCACGTACCGCAGATCGCGCTGGCATCGAAGTACCTGGACTTCCCGCGATCCGGCTACGCGTGGGGGTGGTACACGGGCACGTACAAGGGCAAGACGATGCTGCACCACTTCGGCGGCTTCGCCGGCTTTCATGCACACCTGTCCTTCATGCCGGAGCAGGATGTCGCACTGGTGGTGCTCAACAACGACGATGTCCTGGGTGCGCAGCTGACCAACCTGATCGCCGACTACGTCTACGGCGTGCTGCTGCGAGAGCCCGGTATCGAGGCGACGGCAACGCGCCGGTTCGGCGAACTCCCGGCCAAGGCCGCCGAGGCACGCACCGCGGCGACCCGGCAGCGGGGCGTCATCCAGGCGCGGGCGTGGAACCTGTCCCAGCCACGCGCGCGCTATGCCGGCACCTACAGGCACGATCGGCTGGGCGACATGACGGTGCAGGTGGATGCGGACCAGCACATGGTCGTTCGCTGGGGGCGGCTGGTGGCCGCGGCCACCGGGGCCGAGCAGCCCGAGCACGTCCGCGTCGAGCTCGTGCCCAACGCGGGTGAATTCCTGGTCTTCGCCGTGGCGAACGGCGAGGTCCAGGCCGTCGCCTTGGAGAACATCGTGTTCAAGAAGGTTCACTAG
- a CDS encoding VOC family protein yields the protein MFLYAKDLAGLARFYEALLGLTRAHASPELVVLNGASMQMIVHAIPPAIAASIEITRPPLRREDTALKFFFTVPSLAEARMRAPALGGEVLAQVWEGPGFRVCNAVDPEGNVFQVRERTD from the coding sequence GTGTTCCTCTACGCCAAGGATCTGGCGGGCCTGGCCAGGTTCTACGAAGCGCTGCTCGGCTTGACGCGCGCCCATGCGTCGCCGGAGCTGGTGGTGCTCAACGGCGCGTCGATGCAGATGATCGTCCATGCGATCCCGCCGGCGATCGCGGCATCGATCGAGATCACCCGTCCGCCGCTGCGGCGGGAAGACACGGCGCTGAAGTTCTTCTTCACGGTTCCGAGCCTTGCCGAGGCGCGGATGCGCGCGCCGGCGCTCGGCGGCGAGGTGCTGGCGCAGGTGTGGGAGGGACCGGGATTCCGGGTGTGCAATGCGGTGGACCCGGAAGGCAATGTCTTTCAGGTGCGCGAGCGCACGGACTAG
- a CDS encoding serine hydrolase domain-containing protein: protein MNRRSFGLVLGACAGFLALPRAFAEGAALSDAAIRDILRRRVDVDRRATGMVVGIVADGRRRVVAYGTQAAGDSRPVAADTLFEIGSLTKVFTALLLADAVQRKQLRFDDPVDRYLPAGFQTPQYNGRAITLADLATHTSGLPLFPPLTGHPLEALARYTAADLRAWLAGLALSRDPGSRWEYSNVGYGLLGLALANQAGASYEGLLDRRILDPLGLRDTTLHPAGTARDRLAVGHSPTLAPVPPVDLGLFAPAGALRSTAQDLLRFAEAVLPGSGSPLEVPAQQLLGIRRPAPPIGGDQALGWEMAGGTDPYVVKDGVTAGQAASIVLDLPRRIGVVVLSNALPVKMKAPPDGGVGAADLARHLVRPALPLG from the coding sequence ATGAACCGGCGAAGCTTTGGCCTTGTCCTCGGCGCTTGCGCCGGCTTTCTGGCGCTCCCTCGGGCCTTCGCCGAGGGCGCCGCCCTGTCGGATGCGGCGATACGCGACATCCTGCGCCGCCGTGTCGACGTCGACCGGCGCGCGACCGGCATGGTCGTCGGCATCGTCGCTGACGGGCGCCGGCGCGTGGTCGCCTACGGTACGCAGGCTGCGGGCGACAGCCGGCCGGTGGCGGCGGACACGCTGTTCGAGATCGGTTCGCTGACCAAGGTGTTCACCGCGCTGCTGCTGGCCGATGCGGTGCAGCGCAAACAACTGCGGTTCGACGATCCGGTCGATCGCTACCTGCCCGCGGGCTTCCAGACACCGCAGTACAACGGGCGGGCGATCACGCTGGCGGACCTGGCGACGCATACATCCGGATTGCCCTTGTTCCCGCCGCTCACGGGCCATCCGCTGGAGGCGCTGGCACGCTACACCGCCGCGGACCTGCGCGCATGGCTGGCGGGCCTGGCCCTGTCGCGGGACCCGGGCTCCCGCTGGGAGTACTCCAACGTCGGCTACGGCCTGCTCGGCCTCGCCCTGGCCAACCAGGCCGGGGCGAGCTACGAGGGGCTGCTGGACCGGCGCATCCTGGACCCGCTGGGGTTGCGGGACACGACGCTGCATCCGGCCGGCACGGCGCGCGATCGGCTGGCGGTGGGGCACAGCCCGACGCTGGCACCGGTGCCGCCGGTCGACCTCGGCCTGTTCGCGCCGGCCGGGGCGCTGCGCTCGACGGCGCAGGACCTGCTGCGCTTCGCGGAGGCGGTACTGCCCGGCTCGGGTTCGCCGCTGGAGGTACCCGCACAGCAGCTGCTGGGCATCCGCCGGCCGGCGCCGCCGATCGGCGGCGACCAGGCGCTGGGCTGGGAGATGGCGGGCGGGACGGACCCCTACGTCGTCAAGGACGGCGTGACGGCCGGGCAGGCGGCCTCGATCGTGCTGGACCTGCCGCGGCGGATCGGCGTGGTCGTGCTTTCCAATGCGCTGCCGGTGAAGATGAAGGCACCGCCGGATGGCGGTGTCGGCGCGGCGGACCTGGCGCGGCACCTGGTACGGCCGGCACTGCCGCTCGGTTAG
- a CDS encoding VOC family protein: MKPTFPAAVPEIPVRDIQAAAAYYQNHFGFTLDWLATDLGLAGISKGQCRLFLADADFRQHYGTAGPVLTWLNLDSNDEVDALYRSWRASEARLLCAPESKPWGLHEFTAADPDGNLFRVFHDFGTAGRAEAG, from the coding sequence ATGAAACCGACGTTCCCGGCAGCCGTTCCCGAGATTCCGGTGAGGGACATCCAGGCGGCTGCGGCCTACTACCAGAACCACTTCGGGTTCACGCTGGACTGGCTGGCCACGGACCTCGGCCTTGCGGGCATCTCGAAAGGACAGTGCCGGTTGTTCCTGGCGGATGCGGATTTTCGGCAGCACTACGGCACTGCCGGGCCGGTGCTGACCTGGCTCAACCTCGACAGCAACGACGAGGTGGATGCGCTCTACCGGTCGTGGCGCGCGAGCGAGGCGCGACTGCTTTGCGCGCCGGAGTCGAAGCCGTGGGGCCTGCACGAGTTCACCGCGGCCGATCCGGATGGCAACCTGTTCCGGGTCTTTCATGATTTCGGCACGGCCGGGCGGGCGGAAGCAGGCTGA
- a CDS encoding bleomycin resistance protein, with the protein MKAIHQITPFLHVPDLPQALAFFCGVLGFEATYHRPGYAYVTLEGCGLRLLEEPTRRLTPDGKARVAVYVDVADIDALHAHLAPALAALPADRVEPLMDKPYRQREFQVRMPDGDWLTFGAAII; encoded by the coding sequence ATGAAAGCGATCCACCAGATCACACCGTTCCTGCACGTTCCCGATCTGCCGCAGGCGCTGGCGTTCTTCTGCGGCGTGCTCGGGTTCGAGGCCACCTATCACCGGCCGGGATACGCCTATGTCACGCTGGAAGGATGCGGCCTGCGCTTGCTGGAGGAGCCGACGCGCAGGCTGACGCCCGACGGCAAGGCGCGGGTGGCGGTCTACGTGGACGTGGCCGACATCGATGCATTGCACGCGCACCTGGCGCCGGCCCTGGCCGCGCTGCCGGCGGACCGCGTGGAGCCGCTGATGGACAAGCCCTACCGTCAGCGCGAGTTCCAGGTGCGCATGCCCGATGGCGATTGGCTCACGTTCGGGGCGGCCATCATCTAG
- a CDS encoding VOC family protein yields the protein MHKSRLGNIVIDCPGGDLWSAARFWSSALGYPLPAATDATGRFIQLVTPPGDVQVIIQQVDHAARAHLDIETDAIAPEVERLEALGATIVSRQATWVVMQAPSGQRFCVGSPYRDGFDRHANVWT from the coding sequence ATGCACAAGAGCCGGCTCGGAAACATCGTCATCGACTGCCCGGGCGGCGACCTGTGGTCGGCCGCCCGCTTCTGGAGTTCCGCGCTCGGCTATCCGCTGCCGGCAGCCACCGATGCGACCGGCCGCTTCATCCAGCTCGTGACCCCACCGGGCGACGTGCAGGTCATCATCCAGCAGGTCGACCACGCGGCGCGCGCGCACCTGGACATCGAGACCGACGCGATCGCGCCGGAAGTCGAGCGCCTGGAGGCACTGGGAGCGACCATCGTGTCGAGGCAGGCGACCTGGGTGGTGATGCAGGCACCGAGCGGACAGCGGTTCTGCGTCGGCAGCCCGTATCGTGACGGATTCGACCGGCACGCCAACGTGTGGACGTAG